The Solidesulfovibrio fructosivorans JJ] genome has a window encoding:
- the recR gene encoding recombination mediator RecR — translation MAVQTTLPAPLVELVEQLARLPGLGPKSALKVAMTLLEWPRGRAETLGEGILRLRERLCLCSRCFGLSETPVCPVCADPSRDSRQLCIVAQWDSIMLLEETAQFGGYYLVLGGLLDPLDGVTPGNLRLDALRARLREGDIAECILALGATLAAESTASHIKNLLAREFPNVRLTRLAQGIPLGTEVKYVDKETLSQSLRYRQDL, via the coding sequence ATGGCAGTACAGACGACATTGCCCGCGCCGCTGGTGGAGTTGGTCGAACAGCTCGCCCGCCTGCCTGGGCTCGGCCCCAAGTCGGCACTCAAGGTGGCCATGACCCTGCTCGAATGGCCGCGCGGCCGGGCCGAAACCCTAGGTGAGGGGATTTTGCGCCTGCGGGAGCGGCTTTGCCTGTGCTCACGCTGTTTCGGCCTGTCCGAGACGCCGGTGTGCCCGGTGTGCGCCGATCCTTCCCGCGATTCCCGCCAGCTGTGCATCGTGGCCCAGTGGGATTCCATCATGCTGCTCGAGGAAACGGCCCAGTTCGGCGGGTATTACCTCGTGCTCGGCGGCCTGCTCGACCCCCTCGACGGCGTGACGCCCGGCAACCTGCGTCTGGACGCCTTGCGCGCGCGTCTGCGGGAGGGCGACATCGCCGAGTGCATTCTGGCCCTGGGAGCGACGCTTGCCGCCGAATCCACGGCCTCGCACATAAAAAACCTTCTGGCCCGGGAATTCCCGAACGTGCGTCTGACGCGTCTGGCCCAGGGCATTCCGCTGGGGACCGAGGTCAAATACGTGGATAAGGAAACCCTGTCCCAATCCTTGCGCTACCGTCAGGATCTGTGA
- the dnaX gene encoding DNA polymerase III subunit gamma/tau produces the protein MSTTSLTAKYRPQRFADVAGQDAIKRILSRAAAEDKIAPAYLFSGTRGVGKTTLARVLAKALNCESAPTAEPCNVCSQCRQITAGVSPDVIEIDAATHGKVEDARKLKEDVGYAPLQSRYKVFIIDEAHMLSTAAFNALLKTLEEPPARVTFILATTEAHKFPATIISRCQHFLFKRLAQPELEVHLAGVLDREAIHYESTAVSLIARRGAGSVRDSMSLLGQVLALGGAELTEADARGVLGLAGQDIFFGLIEAIHAQDGPAVVELLRQVLEKGLDIGFFLRELAGMWRNLFLLRQAGQKGLSVVDLPAEDSGLWLDWAGKFDAAHIHACWQMTLEGQRRVLTSLEPALSLELLLLNMAYLPNLLPLQNLASCSVPPERSAGSAPGGAPASGTSPRSPAGPGTPYGAQSHGGHPQGSSRPAPRRFAPSPSTPAPGASTGTAAPPPHGQGGYAARQSPSAAGHAAVAEHPAPPQSATAAPSGPRNWDGFKRFAMKSGEISGLKQARGEFVPDPEPGQVRILCTNAFHRSQLSHPDKLRQLDALAAQYFGPGVAVRVDTAEPDTGRMSGETLSAYIDSRPEVRQAVSDFDAEIIERKPR, from the coding sequence ATGAGCACCACCAGTCTTACCGCCAAATACAGGCCCCAGCGTTTCGCCGACGTCGCCGGCCAGGACGCCATCAAGCGCATCCTGTCCCGGGCCGCGGCCGAGGACAAGATCGCGCCGGCCTACCTTTTCAGCGGCACGCGCGGCGTGGGCAAGACGACGCTCGCCCGCGTGCTGGCCAAGGCGCTCAACTGCGAGAGCGCGCCCACGGCCGAACCCTGCAACGTCTGTTCCCAGTGCCGTCAGATCACGGCCGGCGTTTCCCCGGACGTCATCGAGATCGACGCCGCCACCCACGGCAAGGTGGAGGACGCCCGCAAGCTCAAGGAAGACGTGGGCTACGCGCCGCTCCAGAGCCGCTACAAGGTCTTCATCATCGATGAAGCCCACATGCTGTCCACGGCGGCCTTTAACGCGCTTTTAAAGACCTTGGAGGAGCCGCCCGCCCGGGTCACCTTCATCCTGGCCACCACAGAGGCCCACAAATTTCCGGCCACCATCATCAGCCGTTGCCAGCATTTCCTGTTCAAGCGCCTGGCCCAGCCCGAGCTCGAGGTCCATCTGGCCGGCGTGCTCGACCGCGAGGCCATCCATTACGAATCCACGGCCGTAAGCCTCATCGCCCGGCGCGGCGCGGGCAGCGTACGCGATTCCATGTCGCTTCTGGGGCAGGTGCTGGCCCTTGGCGGGGCGGAACTGACCGAAGCCGATGCCCGAGGGGTGCTGGGGCTGGCCGGTCAGGACATTTTTTTCGGGCTGATCGAAGCCATCCACGCCCAGGACGGCCCGGCCGTGGTGGAGTTGTTGCGCCAAGTGCTGGAGAAGGGCCTGGACATCGGTTTTTTTCTGCGGGAGTTGGCTGGCATGTGGCGCAATCTGTTTTTATTGCGCCAGGCCGGGCAAAAAGGACTGTCCGTGGTCGATCTGCCGGCCGAGGACAGCGGGCTTTGGCTCGATTGGGCCGGCAAATTCGACGCGGCCCACATCCACGCCTGTTGGCAGATGACGCTGGAAGGCCAGCGCCGGGTGCTGACCAGCCTGGAGCCGGCCCTGTCCCTGGAACTGCTGCTGCTCAACATGGCCTATCTGCCGAACCTGCTCCCCCTGCAAAATCTTGCCTCCTGTTCCGTCCCGCCGGAGCGTTCGGCCGGGTCCGCTCCGGGCGGCGCGCCCGCAAGCGGGACTTCCCCCCGGTCTCCGGCCGGGCCGGGGACGCCCTACGGAGCGCAGTCGCATGGGGGCCATCCCCAGGGCTCGTCCCGCCCCGCGCCGCGTCGTTTCGCGCCGTCGCCGTCCACGCCCGCTCCAGGCGCTTCGACCGGAACCGCAGCGCCGCCACCCCACGGGCAGGGAGGTTATGCCGCGAGGCAATCGCCGTCCGCCGCCGGCCATGCCGCCGTGGCCGAACATCCGGCTCCCCCCCAGAGTGCGACCGCTGCCCCGTCCGGGCCCCGAAACTGGGACGGATTCAAGCGTTTTGCCATGAAAAGCGGTGAAATCTCCGGGCTCAAGCAGGCGCGCGGCGAATTTGTCCCGGACCCCGAACCCGGCCAGGTGCGCATCCTCTGCACCAACGCCTTTCATCGCAGCCAGCTCAGCCATCCGGACAAACTGCGCCAGCTCGATGCCCTGGCCGCCCAATATTTCGGCCCCGGCGTCGCCGTGCGCGTGGATACGGCCGAGCCAGACACGGGCCGTATGTCCGGCGAAACGCTCAGCGCCTATATCGACAGCCGGCCCGAAGTGCGTCAGGCTGTTTCCGATTTCGACGCCGAGATCATCGAACGCAAGCCCCGCTGA
- a CDS encoding YbaB/EbfC family nucleoid-associated protein, whose amino-acid sequence MKGMNELVRQAQVMQKKMAKLQEELQERTIEGSAGGGMVTAVVSGANELKSIAIDKTVVDPNDVEMLQDLVLAAVNDGLKKAKAMMEEEMGQLTGGIKMPGLF is encoded by the coding sequence ATGAAGGGAATGAACGAGCTGGTGCGCCAAGCCCAGGTAATGCAAAAGAAAATGGCGAAACTTCAAGAAGAGCTTCAAGAACGCACCATCGAGGGATCGGCCGGCGGCGGCATGGTCACGGCGGTGGTGTCCGGGGCCAATGAGCTCAAGTCCATCGCCATCGACAAGACCGTCGTGGACCCGAATGACGTGGAGATGCTCCAGGACCTGGTGCTCGCCGCCGTCAACGACGGCCTCAAGAAGGCCAAGGCCATGATGGAAGAGGAAATGGGCCAGCTTACCGGCGGCATCAAGATGCCGGGACTTTTCTAG